Proteins encoded by one window of Nitrospirota bacterium:
- a CDS encoding TraM recognition domain-containing protein, giving the protein MFRWFGRGEDRRRPTTGGRRLGGFPRVFQTGRSVESGKPVWIWNDGVEHVIIVGISGAGKTTFLKYLANCIISGGGGYLHVTGKPTDEVLKTLHWMAVHAGRGDQFYLLDINRIGRDGPAVPRWQTTPGSDGHSNRRPWSGAEGTVPGGPWMDREGADREAAGVYGRALRTHRWDPLFGLTAPEQVQVVLSVLDPEYFRGDKIYYSEMATSFLHPLMQALRSTGVRYTLKDVRAFFAYPELAVRYLRSGTYRRSQGIPEEVKLLEDELLRYQMSKSNTDKLAMMLSQMDANLRFFTSPPYDEVFCPAVPDFEMMDCIRGNAVVAVCLAPMGREDIARRFGRLFVANLKASIGRILMNLSYQKPDPIFTVALDEFGAFASPQMAVLFEQCREARVRLIPALQTIETLEDPSLGLNPSFRKRVFENCAVKMFFTLGADSADIAQGYFGQTRKTYRSVSRSDQRGLSMAAHGLSHLGRSLGKGWQEGYQEREAWTVPAREFIGLRKWEAIVDEGDSVPRRADLMRLFDCPEGHEMRLLSHQGHFVGRLPQKEGRPVGPGSVSMLNMWESCVKQVRLQC; this is encoded by the coding sequence ATGTTTAGGTGGTTCGGACGGGGTGAAGACCGTCGGAGGCCGACGACGGGTGGCCGAAGGCTTGGAGGCTTTCCAAGGGTGTTTCAAACCGGACGAAGTGTGGAGAGTGGGAAGCCGGTCTGGATCTGGAACGATGGGGTGGAGCACGTGATAATCGTCGGCATCAGCGGGGCGGGGAAGACGACGTTTCTCAAGTACCTGGCGAATTGCATCATCTCCGGGGGCGGGGGGTATCTCCATGTGACAGGTAAGCCGACAGATGAGGTCCTGAAAACGCTGCACTGGATGGCGGTTCACGCGGGGCGGGGAGACCAGTTCTATCTGCTGGACATCAACCGGATCGGGCGCGACGGGCCCGCAGTGCCACGATGGCAGACGACGCCGGGATCGGATGGCCATTCCAATCGTCGTCCCTGGAGCGGAGCGGAAGGGACCGTACCCGGAGGTCCATGGATGGACCGGGAGGGTGCGGACCGAGAGGCTGCGGGGGTATATGGTCGGGCGCTTCGAACCCATCGGTGGGATCCGTTGTTCGGTTTGACGGCCCCGGAACAGGTTCAAGTGGTTCTGAGCGTGCTGGACCCCGAATATTTCCGGGGCGACAAGATCTACTACTCGGAAATGGCCACGAGTTTCCTGCATCCGCTGATGCAAGCGCTGCGAAGCACGGGCGTGAGGTACACCCTCAAGGATGTAAGGGCTTTCTTTGCGTATCCGGAACTGGCCGTACGGTATCTCCGGAGTGGAACGTATCGCCGCTCGCAAGGGATTCCGGAAGAGGTGAAACTCTTGGAGGACGAGCTGCTCCGATACCAGATGTCAAAAAGCAACACGGACAAGTTGGCCATGATGCTGTCGCAGATGGACGCGAACCTCCGGTTTTTTACCAGCCCTCCGTACGATGAAGTCTTCTGCCCGGCTGTCCCGGACTTTGAGATGATGGATTGCATCCGAGGGAATGCCGTGGTGGCCGTGTGTCTGGCGCCCATGGGGCGGGAGGATATCGCACGGAGGTTCGGGCGACTTTTCGTGGCAAACCTGAAGGCTTCCATCGGGCGGATTCTGATGAATCTCTCGTACCAGAAGCCCGACCCTATCTTCACGGTAGCTCTGGATGAGTTCGGCGCGTTTGCTTCTCCGCAGATGGCGGTGTTATTCGAGCAATGCCGGGAGGCGCGGGTTCGACTCATTCCCGCGTTGCAGACAATCGAGACATTGGAGGACCCGAGCCTGGGGTTGAATCCTTCTTTTCGGAAAAGGGTCTTCGAAAACTGCGCCGTCAAGATGTTTTTTACTCTCGGGGCGGACAGCGCGGATATCGCTCAAGGTTACTTTGGACAGACGCGCAAAACATATCGGTCGGTGAGCCGGTCGGACCAACGCGGGCTTTCGATGGCCGCGCATGGGCTTTCCCACCTGGGTCGGAGTTTGGGCAAGGGCTGGCAGGAGGGATACCAGGAGCGGGAGGCGTGGACGGTTCCGGCTCGCGAATTCATAGGGCTCAGGAAGTGGGAGGCGATTGTGGACGAGGGAGACTCAGTGCCGCGCCGGGCGGATTTGATGCGCCTGTTTGACTGCCCGGAGGGACATGAGATGAGATTGCTGTCCCATCAGGGGCACTTTGTGGGGCGGCTGCCACAGAAAGAAGGGAGGCCCGTGGGTCCGGGATCGGTCAGCATGCTGAACATGTGGGAGTCCTGCGTGAAGCAAGTCAGGCTGCAATGCTAA
- a CDS encoding lytic transglycosylase domain-containing protein: MAAIVALDSTQGPDDSSSRGVKAERPFRSPPLERSAEGRPWLVLRSEAPLRRVASGAEGTECQDPFTPAAVEFGLSPKLLYAIAKVESGARRNALNVRGKGYQGLLPSEAAGKAQVAWRRGESFDLCVMQINSQHLGKELARGEAVHLLDAGDCVRRGARILAENYLRTKDILRAIALYHSPNRARGDAYALKVMRAWRAIGSERLCVEAVEPWDGVGKVEAQSNRVSEPRKNNRQARLVGRASFR; the protein is encoded by the coding sequence TTGGCTGCGATCGTCGCTCTTGACTCGACGCAAGGACCGGATGATTCTTCATCTCGCGGCGTAAAGGCCGAACGGCCGTTCCGCTCGCCGCCCTTGGAGCGAAGCGCAGAGGGTCGTCCGTGGCTCGTGCTACGCAGCGAGGCGCCGCTTCGCAGAGTAGCAAGCGGAGCGGAGGGGACGGAGTGCCAGGATCCTTTCACACCAGCAGCGGTCGAGTTCGGTCTGTCGCCGAAGTTGCTGTACGCGATTGCAAAGGTGGAAAGTGGCGCGCGGCGAAACGCTCTAAACGTGAGAGGCAAAGGTTATCAGGGGCTGTTGCCTTCCGAAGCGGCCGGTAAGGCGCAGGTTGCCTGGCGTAGGGGGGAATCGTTTGACCTGTGCGTCATGCAGATCAATTCGCAGCATCTGGGGAAGGAGCTGGCGCGGGGAGAAGCTGTACACCTGTTGGACGCTGGCGATTGTGTTCGGCGTGGAGCACGCATACTTGCAGAGAACTATCTCCGGACCAAGGACATCTTACGGGCAATTGCGTTGTACCACAGCCCGAATCGGGCGCGGGGCGATGCTTATGCGTTGAAGGTAATGCGTGCATGGCGGGCCATTGGGAGTGAAAGGCTTTGCGTCGAGGCGGTTGAGCCTTGGGATGGTGTTGGCAAGGTCGAAGCCCAGTCAAATAGGGTGAGTGAACCGCGCAAGAACAACCGCCAAGCGCGCCTTGTTGGTCGGGCTTCCTTCAGGTAG
- a CDS encoding BrnT family toxin: MRIDGLIWLDDIVHKLATKHHVEKSEVRELLSNLPSFRFVEKGYRKGENVYEAMGRTRSGRYLIAFFVLKKNHQALILSARDMSRSERRRNEI; the protein is encoded by the coding sequence TTGAGAATCGATGGACTTATCTGGCTCGACGATATCGTCCACAAGTTGGCCACGAAACACCACGTAGAGAAAAGTGAAGTACGGGAACTCCTGTCAAATCTTCCCTCATTCCGCTTCGTTGAAAAGGGGTACCGCAAGGGTGAGAATGTGTACGAGGCCATGGGACGCACACGTTCCGGACGATACTTGATTGCGTTCTTCGTGTTGAAGAAAAACCACCAAGCCCTCATACTATCCGCAAGAGACATGAGTCGGTCCGAACGGAGGAGAAATGAGATCTAG
- a CDS encoding recombinase family protein, with translation MKISALYARISPRPEDESHTIESQVDALRERAKADGNEVESEREYVDVNQSGTVLHRPALERLRDDIHEGRMELLYVYQPDRLARDFVVQMVLLDEFKKAGVEVVFLNHRYSDRPEDQMLLQMQGVFAQYERTLILAAKQGRITGGRAPFGYAFIRKSDDGIGGAIKIHEAEAEAVRLMYTGLVEQDLNTREIARRLNERRMPMRKGPGYWSSGYVSTVLRKECYKGRRYANRETFSDRVHPIGRQGWKDIRPGLKRGRTHRPKEEWIAVPCPAIVDEKTWQEAQERLDKHSRFSRRHNTQHAYLLKSLLICGGCGRRLVGHPSTGDQHLYLCPARYPLDRPDRCKAPGVPADPVERIVWQSLQKILSRPDLILQYAAQGLPDPMHQTVEEREHNRIDIRLRMLEKEEERLLDAYQSGQIEMDRLKERKERIAHQKTHLRTRLAELEARRQEERKQLHLIEGVKGLCEEVVKALQNPSFEQKVNILRLLVDRVIVKGRRITIRHIIPIGDLSLSHGCAPILHDRFVRPQPTWNRPPGHSAKYASPSWLGSGAEYRTVLAGMLDLWAGRRRVDGMHGRAGRPERRDRLFARGICFLVVSAILSSCLRKTEQSATLDAAVEDAVPMAVSVPLSTEVAAALNGVAEQDEVVADILVNDELVAEGIRGGIRGGVRGDVQGGIRAAEASGVRGGVRGGVRGAARRQAEEGELAFAFEVTFFLPKKAARDGENTFRTRVRPGRHQDVPLVEVRTTVKMKVPPPVAEPSGSAGQPSAGSVAEPSGSVSFEIQIEETSIALNDVDLPDLDGNGVSTLVEVATVLATPALEGAKKITLDQAVQIASDATSQAKPTQEQAQAAFQSLATKLETKVKEDFKAAGVTPPAAVKIEIKEMDLTPPETVVSSNVERRTSNDPYTFAFACNEASCTFRCSLTGPESFEPKPCSTPFVLSASGGLSKDGSYTLNVAASDALGNKDSTPATVTFTVLPACAPSAEICDGKDNDCDQLIDEDFIIAPSPLAGEGVGGGASLGQPCTAGVGACQASGTVICKPDGLGTRCSALPSVPAAEVCDGKDNDCDGKTDEDLPSASCTSSQPGVCAPGKQVCVSGALTCASTVSPGVESCDGADNDCDAKTDEDFTNKGQVCSAGVGECGRAGTNVCKTDGAGTVCDAVAGSPATEICDSKDNDCDGLTDEGAVCTPPDTTAPTAPDPTKLTVTMNLPGTADQLSGSAGAVESGSTVKVFSDGLLTALIGQSTAAGAGSFTAFSIGDNQSDASDLIHIVARDAAGNQSPVTSKTNDKTPPTGGTNSINAGAAYAGTTSVTLTLSATGATSMSFSNDNSSYSSFETYSTSKAWTLAAGDGTKTVYATFADAAGNPSSPVSDTITLDTAGPTAGTVNDGTGADVDFQSATNATDSNWAGFSDAGSGVAGYEQNISSSTACTGDMAGTTQLVATNINRTGLALTNGTTYYHCVRGKDNVNNFGAWAFSDGFKPDTAAPSSAITTPANNAKLSSLALISGTAADGAGSGINTVQLSVQRNSDSFYWDGTSAWQAGLVWLATSGTTSWNSSFTLPTWVSGSAYTIKSRASDNVTNIETPGAGNAFTFDNTPPTFGGLTSATATSATNVDLAWSAASDTVSASGAIVYQICRATTPNYCTTTWSVTFTTSAGATTYNDGSLTQGTKVYYRVRARDEALNVESNTVEKSALTWSTIGIAQVVTTHFGYHTCVLASGGAVKCWGYNSSGQLGDGTTVNKSTPVAVSALSAAVAVAGGYNHTCSLHSDGKVKCWGDNNEGQLGDGTTVNKTTPIAVSTLSGAVAVAGGNIHTCSLLSDGTVKCWGYNGSGRLGDGTTVGKSTPIAVSALSGAVAVAGGNWHTCSLLSDGTVKCWGDNGSGQLGDGTTVNKSTPVTVTSLSGAVAVAGGYYHACALASDGTVKCWGRNLYGGLGDGTTADKTTPVAVSTLSGAVAMAGGIYHTCALASDGKVKCWGYNLNGQLGDGTTANKTTPVVVSALSGAVAVAGGNSHTCALASDGTVKCWGNNLYGELGDGTTVDKSTRVTVSMPASPMGVKLPRLHEGTASGAPARPWREGLTAHLGNHTCSLLSDGTMKCWGYNLYGQLGDGTGAQKTTPVAVSNLTGGVAVSGGQNHTCSLLSDGTVKCWGGGGANNFGQLGDGTTADKSTPVAVSSLSGGVAIVGGGLHTCSLLSDGTVKCWGYNLFGQLGDGTTVNKSNPVAVSSLSGTVAVAGGTSHTCSLLSDGTVKCWGYNLFGQLGDGTTADKSNPVAVSNLSGTVAVAGSYDHTCSLLSDGTVKCWGQNNTGQIGDGTAADKSTPVAVSSLSGTVAVAGGASHTCSLLSDGTVKCWGNNGYGQLGDGTTANRLTPIAVSSLSGGVAVAGGASHTCSLLSDGAVKCWGRGDFGQLGDGTTVNRLTPVPVTNLP, from the coding sequence ATGAAGATTAGCGCCTTGTACGCCCGGATTTCGCCTCGTCCGGAGGACGAGAGTCACACGATTGAGAGTCAGGTCGATGCCCTGCGGGAGCGGGCGAAGGCCGATGGCAACGAGGTGGAGTCCGAACGCGAGTATGTGGATGTGAACCAGAGCGGAACGGTGCTCCACCGCCCGGCCTTGGAGCGGCTTCGCGACGACATCCACGAGGGGAGGATGGAACTCCTCTACGTCTATCAGCCGGACCGGTTGGCCCGCGACTTCGTGGTCCAGATGGTCCTCTTGGATGAGTTCAAGAAGGCCGGAGTTGAAGTGGTTTTCCTGAACCATCGGTACTCGGACCGGCCGGAGGACCAGATGCTTCTCCAGATGCAAGGGGTGTTCGCACAGTATGAACGTACCCTCATCTTGGCGGCCAAGCAGGGTCGGATCACGGGCGGTCGGGCCCCCTTTGGGTACGCCTTTATCCGAAAAAGCGACGACGGCATCGGCGGGGCGATCAAGATCCATGAGGCGGAAGCCGAAGCCGTGCGGTTGATGTACACGGGGTTGGTGGAACAGGATTTGAACACCCGCGAGATCGCCCGGCGCCTCAATGAACGCCGCATGCCCATGCGCAAAGGTCCGGGGTACTGGTCGTCGGGGTATGTTTCCACCGTGCTTCGGAAGGAGTGCTACAAGGGGCGGCGGTATGCCAACCGCGAGACGTTCTCGGACCGAGTGCATCCGATCGGCCGGCAGGGATGGAAGGACATCCGGCCGGGTCTCAAACGGGGCCGAACGCATCGCCCGAAGGAAGAGTGGATCGCGGTGCCCTGTCCGGCGATCGTGGACGAGAAGACCTGGCAGGAGGCGCAGGAGCGACTCGACAAGCATTCTCGGTTCTCCCGGCGGCACAACACCCAGCACGCCTATCTCCTCAAGAGCCTGCTCATCTGTGGTGGGTGTGGGCGCCGCTTGGTGGGCCACCCCAGCACCGGAGATCAGCATCTCTACCTCTGCCCGGCGAGGTATCCCCTGGACCGTCCCGATCGATGCAAGGCCCCCGGGGTGCCGGCCGATCCCGTCGAGCGGATCGTGTGGCAGTCCCTCCAAAAGATCCTGAGCCGACCGGATCTCATCCTTCAGTACGCGGCCCAGGGCCTCCCGGACCCCATGCACCAGACGGTCGAAGAGCGCGAACACAATCGCATCGACATCCGGCTCCGGATGCTGGAGAAGGAGGAGGAGAGACTGCTCGATGCGTACCAGAGCGGCCAGATCGAGATGGACCGGCTCAAAGAAAGAAAAGAGCGGATCGCCCATCAGAAGACGCACCTGCGAACCCGTCTCGCCGAGCTCGAAGCGCGTCGCCAAGAGGAACGGAAACAGCTACACTTGATCGAAGGCGTGAAAGGCTTGTGCGAGGAAGTTGTCAAGGCTCTTCAGAATCCGAGCTTCGAGCAAAAGGTGAACATCCTGCGCCTCCTGGTGGACCGCGTGATCGTCAAAGGACGTCGCATCACCATCCGCCATATCATTCCCATAGGTGATCTTTCTTTGAGCCACGGTTGCGCCCCCATTCTGCATGACCGGTTTGTTCGGCCCCAACCCACATGGAATCGGCCCCCGGGGCACTCGGCCAAGTATGCCTCACCTTCGTGGCTCGGCTCTGGAGCCGAGTACCGCACCGTCCTGGCTGGCATGCTTGACCTATGGGCCGGCAGGCGTAGAGTAGACGGAATGCACGGGAGGGCGGGAAGACCAGAGCGAAGGGACCGCCTGTTCGCACGGGGGATTTGTTTCCTTGTTGTGTCAGCAATCCTATCGTCTTGCCTGAGAAAAACCGAGCAATCTGCCACGCTTGATGCGGCTGTTGAGGACGCCGTTCCGATGGCGGTTTCCGTGCCTCTTTCCACCGAGGTCGCTGCGGCCCTGAACGGTGTGGCCGAGCAGGATGAGGTGGTGGCGGACATCCTGGTCAACGACGAGTTGGTGGCCGAGGGGATCCGCGGGGGCATCCGGGGCGGAGTGCGCGGTGATGTTCAAGGAGGCATCCGGGCGGCGGAGGCATCCGGTGTCCGCGGAGGCGTGAGGGGCGGTGTCAGGGGGGCGGCGCGTCGCCAGGCAGAAGAGGGCGAGCTTGCCTTTGCGTTTGAGGTCACTTTCTTTCTACCCAAGAAAGCCGCCCGTGATGGCGAGAACACCTTCCGCACGCGGGTCCGTCCCGGCCGGCACCAGGATGTCCCGCTCGTCGAGGTCAGGACGACCGTGAAGATGAAGGTTCCTCCTCCCGTAGCGGAGCCTTCAGGCTCCGCAGGTCAACCTTCCGCAGGTTCCGTAGCCGAGCCTTCAGGCTCGGTCTCCTTCGAGATCCAAATCGAGGAGACCTCCATCGCCCTCAACGACGTGGATCTTCCCGATCTGGATGGGAATGGAGTCTCCACCTTGGTGGAAGTGGCCACGGTTCTGGCCACGCCGGCCCTTGAGGGAGCCAAGAAGATCACGCTCGACCAGGCCGTTCAGATTGCTTCCGATGCAACGTCCCAGGCCAAGCCGACGCAGGAGCAGGCGCAAGCGGCCTTCCAGTCGCTCGCGACGAAGCTGGAAACGAAGGTGAAGGAAGACTTCAAGGCCGCGGGCGTCACGCCGCCGGCAGCGGTCAAGATCGAGATCAAGGAAATGGACCTCACACCACCGGAGACGGTGGTGTCGTCGAACGTCGAACGTCGCACGTCGAACGACCCGTACACCTTCGCGTTCGCGTGCAACGAGGCGTCATGCACATTCCGTTGCTCCCTCACAGGCCCCGAATCGTTCGAGCCCAAACCGTGCTCCACCCCATTCGTCCTGTCCGCCTCAGGCGGATTGTCGAAGGACGGGTCCTACACATTGAACGTAGCCGCGAGCGACGCGCTGGGCAACAAAGATTCCACGCCCGCGACCGTCACTTTCACCGTCCTGCCCGCGTGCGCCCCTTCCGCCGAAATCTGCGACGGCAAAGACAACGACTGCGATCAGCTCATCGACGAGGACTTCATAATTGCCCCCTCCCCCTTGGCGGGGGAGGGTGTGGGTGGGGGGGCCTCCCTCGGCCAACCTTGCACCGCTGGCGTGGGTGCCTGCCAGGCCAGCGGAACGGTTATCTGCAAGCCCGATGGCTTGGGCACCCGCTGCTCCGCTCTCCCCTCAGTCCCCGCCGCCGAGGTTTGCGACGGCAAGGACAACGATTGCGACGGCAAAACAGACGAAGACCTCCCCTCCGCTTCCTGTACCTCCTCCCAACCCGGCGTCTGCGCGCCCGGCAAACAAGTATGCGTATCCGGAGCGCTTACCTGCGCGTCCACGGTGTCGCCCGGCGTCGAGTCCTGCGACGGCGCCGACAACGACTGCGACGCGAAAACGGACGAGGACTTCACGAACAAAGGGCAGGTGTGCTCGGCGGGTGTCGGGGAATGTGGGAGGGCGGGGACGAACGTGTGCAAAACGGACGGAGCCGGCACGGTCTGCGATGCCGTTGCCGGATCTCCCGCAACAGAAATCTGCGACTCAAAAGACAACGATTGCGACGGCCTCACGGACGAGGGAGCTGTTTGTACGCCTCCCGACACCACAGCCCCCACCGCGCCGGACCCTACGAAGCTCACAGTTACCATGAATCTGCCGGGCACGGCAGACCAGCTTTCCGGTTCCGCAGGCGCGGTCGAAAGCGGCAGCACCGTCAAAGTGTTCTCGGACGGCCTTCTCACCGCGCTCATCGGTCAGTCCACCGCCGCGGGCGCTGGCTCGTTCACCGCCTTCAGTATTGGAGACAATCAGTCGGATGCGTCGGATCTGATCCACATCGTGGCCCGCGATGCGGCCGGGAATCAGAGCCCGGTGACCTCAAAAACCAATGACAAGACCCCCCCCACGGGCGGCACGAACTCGATCAACGCCGGTGCGGCCTACGCCGGCACCACCTCCGTCACGCTCACCCTCTCGGCTACGGGAGCGACGTCCATGTCCTTCTCGAACGACAATTCGTCCTATTCGTCCTTCGAAACCTATTCCACCTCGAAGGCTTGGACCCTGGCGGCGGGCGATGGAACCAAAACGGTCTATGCCACGTTCGCGGATGCCGCGGGAAACCCCAGCTCGCCGGTCTCCGATACGATCACATTGGATACCGCGGGCCCCACCGCGGGAACGGTGAACGACGGCACGGGGGCGGATGTCGATTTTCAGTCGGCTACGAATGCAACGGACTCGAATTGGGCGGGATTCAGCGATGCCGGTAGCGGAGTGGCGGGCTATGAACAGAACATCAGCAGTTCCACCGCATGCACCGGAGACATGGCCGGCACCACGCAACTGGTGGCCACGAACATCAATCGCACCGGACTCGCGCTGACGAATGGAACGACCTACTACCACTGCGTTCGTGGTAAGGACAATGTCAACAATTTCGGCGCGTGGGCGTTCTCGGACGGCTTCAAACCGGATACGGCGGCGCCGTCGTCCGCGATCACAACGCCCGCCAACAACGCGAAGCTAAGTTCGCTGGCCCTCATTTCCGGTACGGCTGCGGATGGCGCCGGAAGCGGAATCAACACCGTGCAGCTTTCCGTTCAGAGGAATTCCGACAGCTTCTACTGGGATGGAACTTCCGCATGGCAGGCGGGGCTTGTGTGGCTTGCCACGTCGGGGACCACCTCATGGAATTCTTCCTTCACACTTCCAACGTGGGTCAGTGGAAGCGCATACACGATCAAGTCCCGGGCGAGCGACAACGTGACGAACATCGAAACGCCCGGCGCGGGGAACGCGTTCACATTCGACAACACGCCGCCGACGTTCGGCGGGCTGACCTCCGCCACGGCAACGTCGGCAACGAACGTTGATCTCGCATGGAGCGCGGCGTCGGACACCGTGAGCGCTTCCGGCGCGATCGTGTACCAAATCTGTCGCGCCACCACGCCCAACTACTGCACCACCACCTGGAGCGTGACGTTCACAACCTCGGCCGGTGCGACGACGTACAACGACGGCTCGCTCACGCAGGGAACCAAAGTCTACTACCGCGTCCGCGCCCGCGATGAAGCCCTCAACGTCGAATCCAACACCGTCGAAAAATCCGCCCTCACGTGGTCCACCATCGGCATTGCGCAGGTCGTCACGACCCACTTCGGCTACCACACGTGCGTCCTCGCCTCCGGTGGAGCGGTGAAATGCTGGGGATACAATTCCAGTGGTCAGCTTGGGGATGGGACGACGGTCAATAAATCGACCCCCGTCGCTGTGTCCGCGCTGAGCGCGGCTGTAGCCGTTGCGGGGGGCTACAATCACACCTGCTCCCTTCATTCCGACGGCAAAGTGAAGTGCTGGGGGGACAATAACGAGGGTCAGCTTGGGGACGGGACGACGGTGAATAAGACGACGCCCATCGCTGTGTCCACGCTGAGCGGGGCTGTCGCCGTCGCGGGGGGTAATATTCACACCTGTTCCCTCCTATCCGACGGCACGGTGAAATGCTGGGGGTACAATGGCAGCGGTCGGCTAGGGGACGGGACGACGGTGGGCAAATCGACCCCGATCGCCGTGTCCGCGCTGAGCGGGGCTGTCGCCGTCGCGGGGGGCAACTGGCACACCTGTTCCCTTCTTTCCGACGGCACGGTGAAATGCTGGGGTGACAATGGCTCTGGTCAGCTTGGGGACGGGACGACGGTCAATAAATCGACCCCCGTGACCGTCACCTCCCTTTCCGGCGCGGTCGCCGTGGCGGGAGGGTACTATCACGCCTGCGCCCTCGCCTCGGATGGAACGGTGAAATGCTGGGGCCGCAATTTGTATGGCGGGCTTGGGGATGGGACGACGGCGGACAAGACGACTCCGGTGGCCGTTTCCACCCTTTCCGGCGCGGTCGCCATGGCGGGAGGGATCTACCACACCTGCGCCCTCGCCTCGGATGGGAAGGTGAAATGCTGGGGATACAATCTCAATGGTCAGCTTGGGGACGGGACGACGGCGAACAAGACGACTCCGGTCGTCGTTTCCGCCCTTTCGGGCGCGGTTGCCGTGGCGGGAGGGAACTCCCACACCTGCGCCCTCGCCTCGGATGGGACGGTGAAATGCTGGGGGAACAATCTCTACGGTGAGCTTGGGGACGGGACGACGGTAGACAAATCGACTCGCGTTACCGTCTCCATGCCCGCCAGCCCGATGGGCGTGAAACTTCCGCGCCTCCACGAAGGCACTGCCTCCGGCGCCCCTGCCCGGCCGTGGCGCGAAGGACTCACCGCCCACCTCGGCAATCACACCTGTTCCCTTCTTTCCGACGGCACGATGAAATGCTGGGGATACAATCTCTACGGTCAGCTTGGGGACGGGACGGGGGCGCAAAAGACGACCCCCGTGGCCGTGAGCAATCTCACGGGCGGTGTCGCCGTGTCCGGGGGCCAGAATCACACCTGTTCGCTTCTTTCCGACGGCACGGTGAAATGCTGGGGCGGCGGAGGTGCCAACAATTTTGGCCAACTCGGGGACGGGACGACCGCCGACAAGTCGACCCCCGTGGCCGTGAGCAGCCTGTCGGGCGGTGTGGCCATCGTGGGGGGCGGGCTTCACACCTGTTCCCTTCTTTCCGACGGCACGGTGAAGTGCTGGGGGTACAATCTCTTCGGTCAGCTTGGGGACGGGACGACGGTGAACAAATCGAACCCCGTGGCCGTGAGCAGCCTGTCGGGAACTGTGGCCGTGGCGGGGGGCACCTCCCACACCTGTTCCCTTCTTTCCGACGGCACGGTGAAGTGCTGGGGGTACAATCTCTTCGGTCAGCTTGGGGATGGGACGACGGCGGACAAATCGAACCCCGTGGCCGTGAGCAACCTGTCGGGAACTGTGGCCGTGGCGGGGAGCTACGATCACACCTGTTCCCTTCTATCCGACGGCACGGTGAAATGCTGGGGGCAGAATAACACCGGTCAGATCGGGGATGGGACGGCGGCGGACAAATCGACCCCCGTGGCCGTGAGCAGCCTGTCGGGAACTGTCGCCGTCGCGGGGGGCGCCTCTCACACCTGTTCCCTTCTTTCCGACGGCACGGTGAAATGCTGGGGGAACAATGGCTACGGTCAGCTTGGGGACGGGACGACCGCTAATCGCCTGACTCCCATCGCCGTGTCTTCCCTTTCGGGCGGTGTGGCCGTCGCGGGGGGAGCCTCTCACACCTGTTCCCTTCTTTCCGACGGCGCGGTCAAATGCTGGGGACGCGGCGATTTCGGCCAGCTCGGCGACGGCACCACCGTCAACCGCCTCACCCCCGTCCCCGTTACGAACCTGCCGTAA
- a CDS encoding CPBP family intramembrane metalloprotease — translation MPEATRTVDPAYVDGPANRSMSRAMLLSLIPGAGHAYLGDYSRAAAYSAAPAALVATGYILDRSATDYSYADQNIAYHLAEKTYQLSIATTYLAARHSFRQSRTNGLANAPPSEGRLLLAPFSPTTLSDPWVHFGWILASSATTIEALTRRASRYDDIRTIERADHTFSKSSGTALYGSELVSGSIMTAAAEEAFWRGMVQEELQDSTGRWPGILLASALFGFAHTLPSGTSTEKTDRFLNGTLGGLYLGLLFDKRSHRLAPVVAAHFWYNIAVGTTLFLVDPLNNPLRFQFTLKF, via the coding sequence GTGCCGGAAGCGACCAGGACGGTCGACCCGGCCTACGTCGACGGCCCCGCGAATCGCAGCATGTCTCGTGCAATGCTCCTGTCTTTGATTCCCGGCGCAGGGCACGCATACCTTGGCGACTACTCCCGAGCCGCAGCGTATTCCGCGGCTCCCGCAGCGCTCGTCGCGACAGGCTACATCCTTGATCGCTCCGCCACCGACTATTCATATGCCGATCAAAACATCGCCTACCACTTGGCCGAGAAAACCTACCAGCTCAGCATCGCCACGACCTATCTTGCCGCCCGGCATTCATTCAGACAGTCCCGCACAAACGGCCTGGCCAACGCTCCGCCCTCCGAGGGGCGGCTCCTTCTTGCCCCCTTCTCACCCACCACACTCAGCGACCCTTGGGTCCACTTCGGATGGATCCTCGCTTCCTCCGCCACCACGATCGAAGCGCTCACGCGCCGCGCCTCTCGTTACGACGACATCAGGACCATCGAACGCGCCGACCATACGTTCTCCAAATCTTCCGGCACAGCCCTCTACGGAAGCGAACTTGTCTCGGGGTCCATCATGACGGCTGCGGCCGAGGAGGCTTTCTGGCGAGGTATGGTTCAGGAAGAACTTCAGGACAGTACCGGTCGTTGGCCGGGCATACTCCTCGCCTCCGCCCTCTTTGGATTCGCCCACACCCTCCCCTCAGGCACGTCCACGGAAAAAACGGATCGCTTTCTGAACGGCACTCTTGGGGGACTCTACCTGGGACTCCTCTTCGACAAGCGCTCACACCGTCTTGCGCCTGTCGTGGCCGCACACTTCTGGTACAACATCGCGGTCGGCACCACCCTATTCCTGGTTGACCCCTTGAATAATCCCCTCCGATTCCAGTTCACGCTGAAATTCTGA